The Chitinophaga caeni genome segment TGTTGCGGGTTAAAAGCGCTGTCTAGCTGTAGCAATCGCATATGCCTGATCACCGGGATATTGATATTTTTCCTATACAGCCCTTCTTCCATTCCCCTTTCCAAGTTCTTGCTTAAATAATCGGCCAAGAACCCTTCTTTAAATTCCATTATCACTTTCCATGAGGAGGGGAAATATTTTTCAACCTCGTACAGCAAAACCGGGTTGACGGTTTTCACCATTTTTTCGGTGTGCTCGAGGCCAAACACCAATTCTTCAATTGCATTCTTCGCCTGGCCATTAGTAGTCATAATATCATCTAAATGGCATTTCAACATGAAGGTGATGGCCTCTTGCACTAGTTCATTCTTATCTTCAAAATGTTCGTACAAGGTTTTCTTCGAGATGCCGCATTCCCTTGAAATATCATTCATGGTAATACTTTTAGCACCGTAAGTCATAAACATGCGCAATGCTACATCTAAGATTCTCTCTTGTGTTCCTGTTTGTTGCATGGCTATTTTTTAAGTCCTTCTACGAATATTTTTAATAATTGTTTCTGCCTATGTACGAGCACCTTGGCTTGTTCTTCGTCCAGGTCCTCGGTAATTTTCGTAGACATATCCTGGATGAAGCAATAACGTAACCCTATCCACGCGTGAAACAGCAGGTTGGCCGTTTCTTCCGGATCTACTGCTTTAAACTCACCCTTTTCAATGCCCTTGGAGATGATTTTAACGATGACCGCCATTTCACGTTTCTTCGCTTCCTTGATTTCCTCGTGGAACACCTTAATCGCTTCATCATTGATCAGCTTGAACAACTCAAGCCTGCAAAAGCGCTGGATAAATTCGTTCCTGATAGCGATCACATTCTCCAGCGATGCCACGGCCGATTCTACCTTCCCGGCTTCCTTCTCCAAGGCAGCTAAGTAATAATCCCCGATTTTTGAGATCACTGCTAAGTGTACACTTTTTTTATCCGGGAAATAATAATATAAAGACGCCTTGGAGCAACTGAGATCCTCCGCGATTTCCGTCATAGTGGTTTTGGATGCACTATAATGGGTGAATCTTCTTAGGGCGGCCTCGATGATCCTTTCTCTCATTTCGTCTTTATTCTCTGTATGCATTCAGTATTTGACTTTTTTAGTTACAAAGTCAAAAGTATAACTTTTTTGAAATTTGGTAACATAAGTTGACCTTTTTTCAGGGATTTAACATTTCCTTCACAGTCTTAAATATGATAAAAACAGGGTGGGTTTCCAAAAAAACATATTGAAAATCAATTTTTTATAAACACTTTGTAAACTTTTATAAGTACAGTAGTTTCCGTTCACGGAAAATGTCGATTTTAACAGAAGATAACATTTGGTGGCTTTTTTAGGTTGTTGTTTGTGGAGTGATGGATACTGACTATTTGGGTCGAAAAGTCAAAAATATCACGGATTTTTTGGGATTTAGGGATTTCACGGATGCTTTTTTGCGGATGATTTTTTGCGGATGATATTGGCGAGATAGTTAGTGGGGTGATGGTTAGTGGGGGAGACGGGAGTAGATAATTGAGGGGTGCGGTGGATACGAGGTATTATTAAGCATTAAGCCGGCTGGGAGCCGGCTTAATTTTATGTTTGCAATGTGTTGTTTTTATTTTTAGTTTAATTTTTCCAGGGCGGCTTGCAGGGCGGATAACATGGCGGGTATTTCTTCTTTTACGCATGTTCCCACGCTCAGGCGATACCAGGGAGAGGTTTTCGCTGCACCAAAGGCATTAAATGGTACAATGCCCAGTTTCGCTTCGTTCAAGATGTAGGATGTTACCGCGGCTTGATCTTTTAATTCGGTTCCATCGGCTGTTTTCTTGCCCACAAGATCCAGTTTTATAGTTAGGTAGATGGCTGCTTGTGGGGCGATGGCATCTACTTGGTGGCCGGCGGCTTTTAATTTATTGAACCCTTCATAGATTTTTACAAGGCGCTCCTCGATCTCACTTTTGAAGTGGGAGAGGTATTTATCCACGTTTTCCCTTTGAACCAGGTAGCGGGCGGCAGCTTTTTGCTCTGCCATCGGGCTCCAGGCTCCCACATGCGAAAGGATCGCTTTCATTTTTCCAATCACGTTGGCTGGTCCTAAGGCCCATCCAACCCTTACACCTGTCGAGGCAAAGGCCTTACTCATACCGTCGATGAAAATGGTGTATTTCTTCATTTCGGGACGCAATGAAACCGGGTTGTAATGCACTGTATCTCCAAATGTCAATACCCAGTACATTTGGTCAAACATTACGAATAAAGGCTTTTCATCGTCACCGCGGGATTTATTTTCCTCCAGCACCAGGTCACAGATCTCTTCCAATTGTTGTTTGCCGAAAGTAGTTCCCGTAGGATTTTGGGGAGAACATAAAGCCAATAAGGTAGCCCCCTTCAACAAGGGTTTAAGTTCTGCCGCCGTCGGCATAAAATTATTTCCAGGGGTAGTTTCCAAAACTACGTGTTCTGCTTCCAGGAAATGTGTATAGTGGTTATTATTCCAAGAAGGGGTAGCGTATATCACTTTCTCGCCGCGGTCTACCAGTGTCCGGTAAGTTGCATAAATGATCGGGCGACCGCCACAAGAAATAACAATTTCACTGGTAGGATCGTAGTTTAACCCTTCCCTTTCATGAATGAAGCCTCCTACGGCTTTCCGCAATTCAAGGATGCCGTCAGCAGGAGGATAATTCGTATAATGCTCTTGGTAAGCCTTCGTGATTTCTTGCTCAAACTCAACGGGGATGGGGAACACCTTGGGATCAAAATCACCGATCGTAAAGTTGTATATTTTTTCACCCTTGGCCATCTTCTCCTTAATCTCACCGGCCAATTTAATAATTTCAGATCCAATAAGCGTTTCGGCTAAATGAGATAGTTTCATAACCAAGATTTTTTTAATGTGATTATTAGTTTTTTGCGCCCGCAAAACTAACCCTATTCCATATATTCTCAAAAAACGAAGCGATTCATTCAAATATTTTAAAACAATTCTAACATTAATTAAAAATCGTCAATAAACGATTCTAAAACTGTCAAAATATTCAAGTGCGGTTAGCAATTTTAATATAGCCCTGGCATGGGGCCGGACTATATTGTTAACACACGATCGTTGAAAGAGTGTTAATAAATAAGTGGGTACGGGTTACGGTGAATTACAATTCTTTCTATCTTTGTTTGCATTAAACATAACTTATAGCAAGTAACCTTATGAAGTTTATCGTTTCGTCTTCTACTTTGTTGAAACAATTACAACAGATCAGTGGTGTTATTAACTCGAATACCGTTTTACCGATTTTGGAAGATTTCCTCTTCTCGATCGAAAAAAACGAGCTCACGGTAGTGGCTACCGACCTGGAAACAGTGATGAAGGTCAAATTAGAGGTGGAAGCGAAAGAAAACGGGCGTATTTGTATCCCGGCAAAAATCCTGATGGATTCCCTGAAGAACTTGCCGGATCAACCACTTACTTTCAACATCGACCTAAATTCTTACGCGGTGGAAATCACTTCCGACAACGGTAAGTACAAGGTGATGGGCGAAAACCCTGAGAACTTCCCGAAAGAACCGGCTGCCGAAGATGCAACTTCTTTCACGATGACTGCCACCGGCCTGATTACCGCGATCAACAAATGCATTTTCGCAGTGAGTAACGATGATCTTCGCCCTGCTATGACCGGCGTTTACTTCGAGCTGGCGCCAACGAGCTTAACTTTCGTTGCTACCGATGCCCACCGCTTGGTCAAATACGTGAAAACTGATGTTCAATGCCCGCAGAGCGATAGCTTCATCGTTCCCAAAAAGCCGTTGAACTTACTTAAAGCTGCCATTCCTGATAACGATACCGAGATCAGGATCGCTTACAGCAAAAATCACTTCTTCGTAACGCACGATAATGCGCAGATGATTTGC includes the following:
- a CDS encoding TetR/AcrR family transcriptional regulator, encoding MHTENKDEMRERIIEAALRRFTHYSASKTTMTEIAEDLSCSKASLYYYFPDKKSVHLAVISKIGDYYLAALEKEAGKVESAVASLENVIAIRNEFIQRFCRLELFKLINDEAIKVFHEEIKEAKKREMAVIVKIISKGIEKGEFKAVDPEETANLLFHAWIGLRYCFIQDMSTKITEDLDEEQAKVLVHRQKQLLKIFVEGLKK
- a CDS encoding TetR/AcrR family transcriptional regulator — encoded protein: MQQTGTQERILDVALRMFMTYGAKSITMNDISRECGISKKTLYEHFEDKNELVQEAITFMLKCHLDDIMTTNGQAKNAIEELVFGLEHTEKMVKTVNPVLLYEVEKYFPSSWKVIMEFKEGFLADYLSKNLERGMEEGLYRKNINIPVIRHMRLLQLDSAFNPQHFPVAKFDLHEVLYQVAAHYIHGIATLKGHKLVNKYLNINEEE
- the dnaN gene encoding DNA polymerase III subunit beta, with translation MKFIVSSSTLLKQLQQISGVINSNTVLPILEDFLFSIEKNELTVVATDLETVMKVKLEVEAKENGRICIPAKILMDSLKNLPDQPLTFNIDLNSYAVEITSDNGKYKVMGENPENFPKEPAAEDATSFTMTATGLITAINKCIFAVSNDDLRPAMTGVYFELAPTSLTFVATDAHRLVKYVKTDVQCPQSDSFIVPKKPLNLLKAAIPDNDTEIRIAYSKNHFFVTHDNAQMICRLIDARFPDYKVVIPKENPYRLVVNKTDFQNALKRVGVFANKSTNQVALSITGSELQLSAQDVDFSFEGNERMSCQYSGEDMQIAFNAKFLIEMLHAAEGDEISMELSTPTKAGIIKPSEQEANEDLLILVMPLMLNN
- a CDS encoding pyridoxal phosphate-dependent aminotransferase; amino-acid sequence: MKLSHLAETLIGSEIIKLAGEIKEKMAKGEKIYNFTIGDFDPKVFPIPVEFEQEITKAYQEHYTNYPPADGILELRKAVGGFIHEREGLNYDPTSEIVISCGGRPIIYATYRTLVDRGEKVIYATPSWNNNHYTHFLEAEHVVLETTPGNNFMPTAAELKPLLKGATLLALCSPQNPTGTTFGKQQLEEICDLVLEENKSRGDDEKPLFVMFDQMYWVLTFGDTVHYNPVSLRPEMKKYTIFIDGMSKAFASTGVRVGWALGPANVIGKMKAILSHVGAWSPMAEQKAAARYLVQRENVDKYLSHFKSEIEERLVKIYEGFNKLKAAGHQVDAIAPQAAIYLTIKLDLVGKKTADGTELKDQAAVTSYILNEAKLGIVPFNAFGAAKTSPWYRLSVGTCVKEEIPAMLSALQAALEKLN